One Cucurbita pepo subsp. pepo cultivar mu-cu-16 chromosome LG11, ASM280686v2, whole genome shotgun sequence DNA window includes the following coding sequences:
- the LOC111806019 gene encoding probable pre-mRNA-splicing factor ATP-dependent RNA helicase DEAH4 isoform X2, protein MGLMKRLIRMRSSNLKVLITSATLDGDKVSKFFFDCPLLTVPGKLYPVEILYSNERPKSYLESCLKTAIDIHTKEPEGDVLIFMTGQDDIEKLVSKLEEKVYNLEEGSCMDAVVLPLHGSLPPELQVRVFSRPPPNCRRFIAATNIAETSLTVDGVVYVIDSGYVKQRQYNPSTGMYSLDVVQISKVQANQRAGRAGRTRPGKCYRLYTSMDYQEDLLDVTVPEIQRSSLAGSVLYLKSLDLPDIDILRFDFLDPPTSESLEDALKQLYLIDAIDENGSITKIGQTMAELPLEPSLSRTLIEANEYGCISHALTVAAMLSAETTLLPGRRKNADKKRKHRSLDLPDGSGWGDHIQLLQIFELWDQENYDVNWCKDRELQVRGMLFVKDVRKQLCQIMQKIAKGSLDVWTSRNQKESRAEYWNLRKALCVGYANQLAERMIHHNGYRTLSFKPQVVQVHPSSVIKPDEDGKFADYVVYHELITTSRPFMRNVCAVQVEWVMPILNKVKNLNVNKLSGGSADLTSEPMEGNVKDSLKKEDGGTTPTLDGHDNKIQAARERFLARKGKK, encoded by the exons ATGGGGCTGATGAAACGTTTAATTAGAATGCGTAGTTCCAACTTGAAGGTTCTTATCACTTCAGCAACCCTTGATGGGGACAAAGTATCGAAATTCTTTTTCGATTGCCCTTTGCTGACAGTTCCTGGAAAGTTGTATCCTGTTGAGATATTGTATAGCAATGAACGTCCAAAGAGCTACCTTGAATCATGTCTAAAAACGGCTATCG ATATACATACCAAAGAACCAGAAGGGGATGTTCTCATTTTCATGACTGGGCAG GATGATATAGAGAAGTTAGTGTCAAAGTTGGAGGAAAAAGTTTATAATCTGGAAGAAGGATCTTGCATGGATGCTGTAGTTCTTCCCCTTCATGGTTCATTGCCACCAGAACTGCAG GTGCGTGTATTCAGTCGTCCACCACCAAATTGTAGGAGATTTATTGCAGCAACCAATATTGCTGAAACTTCTTTGACTGTTGATGGTGTTGT GTATGTCATCGATTCTGGTTATGTCAAGCAACGGCAATACAACCCATCAACTGGCATGTACTCCCTCGACGTTGTACAAATTAGCAA AGTGCAGGCAAATCAACGTGCTGGGAGAGCTGGAAGAACACGTCCAGGGAAGTGCTATAGGCTGTACACTTCCATGGATTATCAAGAGGACTTATTGGATGTAACAGTTCCTGAAATACAACGATCTTCTCTTGCTGGCAGTGTTCTTTATTTGAAATCATTAGACCTTCCAGATATTGATATTCTCagatttgattttcttgatCCACCTACCT CTGAATCTTTAGAAGATGCATTGAAGCAGCTATATCTTATTGACGCTATTGATGAAAATGGATCTATTACTAAAATTGGGCAAACAATGGCTG AGCTTCCACTAGAACCTTCACTCTCACGAACCTTGATAGAGGCAAATGAGTATGGTTGTATATCCCATGCTTTGACTGTTGCTGCAATGTTATCAGCAGAGACGACATTGCTTCCTGGTCGCAG AAAGAATGCTGATAAGAAGAGGAAGCACAGGTCCTTGGACCTTCCTGATGGCTCTGGCTGGGGTGACCACATCCAATTACTACAGATATTTGAGCTTTGGGATCAAGAGAATTACGATGTTAACTGGTGCAAAGACCGCGAATTACAG GTAAGAGGGATGTTGTTTGTCAAAGACGTACGAAAACAGCTCTGTCAAATAATGCAGAAAATAGCCAAAG GATCATTAGACGTATGGACATCCAGAAACCAAAAGGAAAGCCGGGCAGAGTACTGGAATTTGAGGAAGGCTTTATGTGTTGGTTATGCCAATCAACTTGCAGAGAGAATGATTCATCACAATGGCTATCGAACCCTTAGTTTTAAGCCCCAAGTCGTTCAG GTGCATCCCTCGTCTGTTATTAAGCCAGATGAAGATGGGAAATTTGCTGACTATGTTGTGTACCATGAGCTGATTACAACATCAAGACCCTTTATGCGCAATGTATGTGCCGTACAGGTTGAATGGGTTATGCCCATTTTAAACAAGGTTAAGAAtctaaatgtaaataaattaag TGGTGGCAGTGCTGATCTTACGAGTGAGCCAATGGAGGGAAACGTTAAAGACTCCCTGAAGAAAGAGGATGGTGGCACCACACCAACTCTTGATGGCCATGATAACAAAATTCAGGCTGCTCGAGAACGATTTCTTGCACGGAAAGGGAAAAAGTGA
- the LOC111805397 gene encoding NADH dehydrogenase [ubiquinone] flavoprotein 1, mitochondrial-like — protein sequence MAPFRGMLYLQRTALARSYNDRWGVGFRAFSNQGAAANSSPQPPPPPPPPEKTHFGGLKDEDRIFTNLYGLHDPFLKGAMKRGDWYRTKDLVLKGTDWIVNEVKKSGLRGRGGAGFPSGLKWSFMPKVSDGRPSYLVVNADESEPGTCKDREIMRHDPHKLLEGCLIAGVGMRATAAYIYIRGEYVNERKNLEKARKEAYEAGFLGKNACGSGYDFDVHIHFGAGAYICGEETALLESLEGKQGKPRLKPPFPANAGLYGCPTTVTNVETVAVSPTILRRGPEWFASFGRKNNSGTKLFCVSGHVNKPCTVEEEMSIPLKELIERHCGGVRGGWDNLLAVIPGGSSVPLLPKHICDDVIMDYDALKAVQSGLGTAAVIVMDKSTDIVDAIARLSYFYKHESCGQCTPCREGTGWLWMIMERMKVGNAKLEEIDMLQEVTKQIEGHTICALGDAAAWPVQGLIKNFRPELERRIREHAERELIQAAA from the exons ATG GCACCTTTTAGGGGCATGCTTTATTTACAACGAACAGCGTTGGCAAGGAGCTATAATGATAGGTGGGGCGTAGGATTCAGGGCATTTAGCAATCAAGGTGCAGCAGCTAATAGCAGCCCTCAGCCTCCCCcacctcctccacctccaGAGAAAACTCATTTTGGTGGCTTGAAGGATGAGGACCGAATCTTTACCAACTTATACGGTTTACACGATCCCTTTCTCAAAGGTGCCATGAAACGTGGTGATTGGTACAGAACTAAAGATTTAGTACTCAAGGGTACTGATTGGATTGTCAACGAAGTAAAGAAGTCAGGCCTCCGTGGTCGTGGAGGTGCTGGGTTTCCATCTGGGCTTAAATGGTCATTCATGCCCAAAGTATCCGATGGCCGCCCTTCCTATCTTGTTGTCAATGCTGATGAAAGTGAACCTGGAACCTGTAAGGACAGGGAAATCATGCGCCACGATCCACACAAACTCTTGGAAGGTTGTCTGATTGCTGGAGTTGGGATGAGGGCTACTGCAGCTTACATATATATCAGAGGCGAGTATGTGAATGAACGAAAGAATCTTGAAAAGGCCAGAAAAGAGGCCTATGAAGCTGGATTTTTGGGCAAGAATGCATGTGGATCTGGTTATGATTTTGACGTCCACATCCACTTTGGTGCCGGTGCTTACATCTGTGGGGAAGAAACAGCTCTATTGgaaagccttgaagggaaacaAGGGAAACCACGATTGAAGCCTCCTTTTCCTGCTAATGCAGGATTATATGGATGTCCTACCACTGTGACTAATGTGGAGACAGTGGCTGTTTCTCCTACTATTTTAAGGCGTGGACCAGAATGGTTTGCCAGTTTTGGGAGGAAGAACAACTCTGGTACCAAATTGTTTTGTGTCTCAGGACATGTGAATAAGCCTTGCACTGTTGAAGAGGAAATGAGCATTCCACTGAAGGAGTTAATTGAAAGGCACTGTGGAGGGGTTAGAGGTGGATGGGACAACTTGCTTGCTGTAATTCCCGGAGGTTCTTCAGTCCCACTGCTTCCCAAGCACATATGTGATGATGTAATCATGGATTATGACGCACTAAAGGCTGTCCAGAGTGGGTTGGGCACTGCAGCTGTAATTGTTATGGATAAATCAACTGATATTGTGGATGCTATTGCAAGGCTCTCCTATTTCTACAAGCATGAAAGCTGTGGACAGTGTACTCCCTGCAGAGAAGGTACAGGATGGCTGTGGATGATAATGGAAAGAATGAAGGTTGGAAATGCGAAGCTGGAAGAAATTGACATGCTACAAGAGGTTACCAAGCAGATTGAAGGGCACACCATTTGTGCCCTCGGTGATGCTGCTGCTTGGCCTGTGCAGGGTCTTATCAAGAATTTTAGGCCTGAGCTTGAGAGAAGGATTAGAGAACATGCAGAACGGGAGCTGATCCAGGCCGCTGCATAG
- the LOC111806019 gene encoding probable pre-mRNA-splicing factor ATP-dependent RNA helicase DEAH4 isoform X1, translated as MAQLPILQFEEKIIETVEKNQVVVIIGETGSGKSTQLSQMLHRRGYTKSGIIGVTQPRRVAAVSVARRVAEELDVQLGEEVGYAIRFEDRTSERTRIKYLTDGVLLRESLSDPELGQYSVIILDEAHERSLNTDILMGLMKRLIRMRSSNLKVLITSATLDGDKVSKFFFDCPLLTVPGKLYPVEILYSNERPKSYLESCLKTAIDIHTKEPEGDVLIFMTGQDDIEKLVSKLEEKVYNLEEGSCMDAVVLPLHGSLPPELQVRVFSRPPPNCRRFIAATNIAETSLTVDGVVYVIDSGYVKQRQYNPSTGMYSLDVVQISKVQANQRAGRAGRTRPGKCYRLYTSMDYQEDLLDVTVPEIQRSSLAGSVLYLKSLDLPDIDILRFDFLDPPTSESLEDALKQLYLIDAIDENGSITKIGQTMAELPLEPSLSRTLIEANEYGCISHALTVAAMLSAETTLLPGRRKNADKKRKHRSLDLPDGSGWGDHIQLLQIFELWDQENYDVNWCKDRELQVRGMLFVKDVRKQLCQIMQKIAKGSLDVWTSRNQKESRAEYWNLRKALCVGYANQLAERMIHHNGYRTLSFKPQVVQVHPSSVIKPDEDGKFADYVVYHELITTSRPFMRNVCAVQVEWVMPILNKVKNLNVNKLSGGSADLTSEPMEGNVKDSLKKEDGGTTPTLDGHDNKIQAARERFLARKGKK; from the exons ATGGCGCAGCTCCCAATTCTCCAATTCGAGGAGAAAATCATCGAAACAGTGGAGAAGAATCAAGTGGTAGTTATAATTGGAGAGACAGGCTCAGGGAAGAGCACTCAGCTCTCTCAAATGCTCCACCGGAGAGGATACACGAAGTCCGGTATTATCGGCGTCACTCAGCCTCGCCGAGTTGCCGCCGTTTCTGTTGCTCG ACGAGTTGCAGAGGAGCTTGACGTTCAACTTGGCGAGGAAGTTGGATATGCCATTCGTTTTGAGGACAGAACTTCAGAAAGAACTCGAATCAA ATATCTCACTGATGGAGTCCTCCTTCGCGAAAGTCTTTCTGATCCCGAGCTCGGTCAATATTCAGTGATCATATTGGATGAGGCTCACGAGAGAAGCTTGAATAC AGACATATTGATGGGGCTGATGAAACGTTTAATTAGAATGCGTAGTTCCAACTTGAAGGTTCTTATCACTTCAGCAACCCTTGATGGGGACAAAGTATCGAAATTCTTTTTCGATTGCCCTTTGCTGACAGTTCCTGGAAAGTTGTATCCTGTTGAGATATTGTATAGCAATGAACGTCCAAAGAGCTACCTTGAATCATGTCTAAAAACGGCTATCG ATATACATACCAAAGAACCAGAAGGGGATGTTCTCATTTTCATGACTGGGCAG GATGATATAGAGAAGTTAGTGTCAAAGTTGGAGGAAAAAGTTTATAATCTGGAAGAAGGATCTTGCATGGATGCTGTAGTTCTTCCCCTTCATGGTTCATTGCCACCAGAACTGCAG GTGCGTGTATTCAGTCGTCCACCACCAAATTGTAGGAGATTTATTGCAGCAACCAATATTGCTGAAACTTCTTTGACTGTTGATGGTGTTGT GTATGTCATCGATTCTGGTTATGTCAAGCAACGGCAATACAACCCATCAACTGGCATGTACTCCCTCGACGTTGTACAAATTAGCAA AGTGCAGGCAAATCAACGTGCTGGGAGAGCTGGAAGAACACGTCCAGGGAAGTGCTATAGGCTGTACACTTCCATGGATTATCAAGAGGACTTATTGGATGTAACAGTTCCTGAAATACAACGATCTTCTCTTGCTGGCAGTGTTCTTTATTTGAAATCATTAGACCTTCCAGATATTGATATTCTCagatttgattttcttgatCCACCTACCT CTGAATCTTTAGAAGATGCATTGAAGCAGCTATATCTTATTGACGCTATTGATGAAAATGGATCTATTACTAAAATTGGGCAAACAATGGCTG AGCTTCCACTAGAACCTTCACTCTCACGAACCTTGATAGAGGCAAATGAGTATGGTTGTATATCCCATGCTTTGACTGTTGCTGCAATGTTATCAGCAGAGACGACATTGCTTCCTGGTCGCAG AAAGAATGCTGATAAGAAGAGGAAGCACAGGTCCTTGGACCTTCCTGATGGCTCTGGCTGGGGTGACCACATCCAATTACTACAGATATTTGAGCTTTGGGATCAAGAGAATTACGATGTTAACTGGTGCAAAGACCGCGAATTACAG GTAAGAGGGATGTTGTTTGTCAAAGACGTACGAAAACAGCTCTGTCAAATAATGCAGAAAATAGCCAAAG GATCATTAGACGTATGGACATCCAGAAACCAAAAGGAAAGCCGGGCAGAGTACTGGAATTTGAGGAAGGCTTTATGTGTTGGTTATGCCAATCAACTTGCAGAGAGAATGATTCATCACAATGGCTATCGAACCCTTAGTTTTAAGCCCCAAGTCGTTCAG GTGCATCCCTCGTCTGTTATTAAGCCAGATGAAGATGGGAAATTTGCTGACTATGTTGTGTACCATGAGCTGATTACAACATCAAGACCCTTTATGCGCAATGTATGTGCCGTACAGGTTGAATGGGTTATGCCCATTTTAAACAAGGTTAAGAAtctaaatgtaaataaattaag TGGTGGCAGTGCTGATCTTACGAGTGAGCCAATGGAGGGAAACGTTAAAGACTCCCTGAAGAAAGAGGATGGTGGCACCACACCAACTCTTGATGGCCATGATAACAAAATTCAGGCTGCTCGAGAACGATTTCTTGCACGGAAAGGGAAAAAGTGA
- the LOC111806032 gene encoding uncharacterized protein LOC111806032: protein MAKHRDHVDIDDPEAHLPLLDSNQNQSSQTTGREEDGEEAHLDSALKLFDTLLGFLGFHQSSVLSCVLSWSGFVLVGIVLPVVMLQLTDCAACKQYQIKDFELDIVASQACLAAVSLLCLSHNLRKYGIKRFLSVDRQISSLAGFRKDYVKKIRGSIRLLVFWALPCFILKAAREVIRILYAERVSWGLSVAILLAMTISWTYLSLISLSAAIVFHLMCNLQVIHFDNYAKLLQTESEVLLLIEEHIFLRYHLSKISHRFRIFLLLDFLVVTASQFMTLFQTTRYSAVVTLINSGDFAVSAIVQVVGVILCLHGATKISHRAQGIASVASRWHALVTCGPGDVSQTRHPNGDGNSESPKRLNSMTCAYSESDLESLDIVTMPTTTQLASYMSSYHKREAFVMYLQMNPGGITIFGWTVNRALLNTIFFIELTLVTFVLGKTLVFT from the exons ATGGCTAAGCATCGTGATCATGTGGATATTGACGATCCTGAAGCCCATCTTCCACTTCTTGATTCTAATCAGAATCAGAGTTCACAAACCACAGGGCGAGAAGAAGACGGTGAAGAAGCCCATTTGGACAGTGCCCTCAAACTGTTCGACACATTGCTTGgctttttgggcttccaccAATCCTCTGTTTTGAGCTGTGTTTTGTCTTGGTCTGGTTTTGTTCTTGTCGGTATTGTTCTGCCTGTTGTTATGCTGCAGCTCACAGATTGCGCCGCCTGCAAGCAGTACCAGATTAAGGATTTTGAGCTTGACATAGTTGCCTCCCAAGCTTGTCTCGCAGCTGTGTCTCTGCTCTGTCTTTCTCACAACCTCAGAAAATATGGTATAAAGAGGTTCCTCAGTGTTGATAGGCAGATCAGCTCTTTGGCTGGGTTTCGCAAAGACTATGTCAAGAAGATACGG GGTTCAATACGTTTGCTTGTCTTCTGGGCACTGCCATGTTTCATTTTGAAGGCTGCTCGAGAGGTAATTCGAATACTATATGCGGAGCGTGTATCGTGGGGGCTATCGGTTGCTATCTTACTGGCTATGACCATATCCTGGACTTATCTGAGCTTGATCTCTCTATCCGCCGCCATTGTGTTTCATCTGATGTGTAATTTACAAGTCATCCACTTTGATAACTATGCAAAGCTCCTGCAGACAGAGTCTGAAGTTTTGTTGCTAATTGAGGAGCATATTTTCCTACGCTATCATTTGTCCAAGATAAGCCACAGATTCagaatctttcttcttctagaCTTCTTGGTTGTGACTGCAAGCCAGTTTATGACTCTATTCCAGACTACAAGATATAGTGCAGTGGTTACCCTCATAAATAGTGGTGATTTTGCA GTATCTGCAATTGTTCAAGTGGTTGGAGTGATTCTTTGCTTGCATGGAGCAACGAAGATTTCCCACAGAGCCCAAGGAATCGCATCAGTAGCAAGTAGATGGCATGCTTTAGTGACTTGTGGTCCAGGTGATGTATCTCAAACTCGACATCCGAACGGGGACGGGAACTCGGAATCTCCTAAAAGACTGAACTCAATGACTTGCGCTTACTCTGAAAGTGATTTGGAGTCTTTGGATATTGTTACAATGCCTACAACCACACAGCTAGCTTCTTATATGTCCTCCTATCATAAAAGAGAAGCATTTG TGATGTATTTGCAGATGAATCCAGGGGGAATCACCATTTTTGGGTGGACAGTTAACAGAGCTCTGCTGAAcactatattttttattgaactcACGCTGGTCACCTTTGTGCTTGGGAAGACTTTAGTTTTCACGTGA